The Thermococcus sp. M36 genome segment TAAAAAAGAAGAAGTAAAATCTGCTCCAAAACAAATCAGCGTTCAATAAATAAATTGGTTATAAAGTTTGTTTCATAAGCAGTTGGTTTTGGTTAAAGCCTTGTATTTTTATACAGGGCTTTTTTATTGTAATATTTTGTTTCCTTTTCATACTAACCTTATAAACTTATGAAACATCTGGTAATTGTTTTATTTTCCTTCATACTTATTAAAGCGTCTTTTGCACAAAAGCCAAACGAGAAATCGTTATTATGGAAAATCAGCGGTAAAGGAATAGAACAGCCGTCTTATGTATATGGTACATTTCATTTATTATGTGCAGAAGATTTTGTTTTGCCCGATACTTTAGTGACTTTGCTGCACACAACCAAGCAGGTTTATTTTGAATTGAAGTTAGATGATGCATTAATTAATACTAAAATGATGCAGCATATCAAAATGAATGACAGCCATGAATTGAAGGAG includes the following:
- a CDS encoding TraB/GumN family protein, coding for MKHLVIVLFSFILIKASFAQKPNEKSLLWKISGKGIEQPSYVYGTFHLLCAEDFVLPDTLVTLLHTTKQVYFELKLDDALINTKMMQHIKMNDSHELKEYISKENYDSVAAIFQRKSQLPFNLVSQYKPFIVSSLLYPTMLGCTPVSYENEI